The following proteins come from a genomic window of Vallitaleaceae bacterium 9-2:
- a CDS encoding sugar ABC transporter permease, producing the protein MIKKLRYHLIDDQKKFIVFVAMFGLIVFNIIFFFIPLGYGIIGSFSNWNPLQNTMEFTGIDNYIAILQSSLFKISLKNTFVFSGSLIILRTGLGLVIAAGLYSLKRHDGILRSLYFLPVIMPIVAVSMVWEWVYHPRVGLLNMLLAAFGFAGKNWLMDKTLAMPAVIVMTAWKDIGYAVVIFMAALMNIPRNLYEAASIDGANQYKCFRHITIPMLKPTIIFIVITSLISYFQSFVQIFVMTEGGPGTATYVISYMIYNEAFENYRFGYASALSVILFIIILIITVIQLKVLSRGGES; encoded by the coding sequence ATGATAAAAAAACTCAGATATCATTTAATCGACGATCAAAAAAAATTCATTGTATTTGTAGCCATGTTTGGTCTCATTGTTTTTAATATAATCTTCTTCTTTATACCTTTAGGATATGGTATTATTGGAAGTTTCAGCAATTGGAATCCATTGCAAAATACGATGGAATTTACAGGGATCGATAATTATATTGCAATACTTCAGTCAAGTTTATTTAAGATTTCGCTGAAAAATACATTTGTGTTTAGTGGTTCACTGATTATTTTGCGAACAGGATTAGGTCTTGTCATTGCCGCAGGTCTATATTCATTAAAAAGGCACGATGGTATTCTTCGAAGTCTTTATTTTTTACCGGTGATTATGCCGATTGTGGCAGTTTCTATGGTATGGGAATGGGTCTATCATCCACGGGTTGGACTTTTAAATATGCTGCTAGCCGCCTTTGGTTTTGCAGGAAAAAACTGGTTGATGGATAAGACGTTGGCCATGCCGGCAGTTATTGTTATGACCGCCTGGAAAGATATTGGATATGCAGTAGTAATATTTATGGCAGCCCTTATGAATATTCCCAGGAATCTATATGAGGCAGCCAGTATTGACGGAGCGAACCAATACAAGTGCTTTCGACATATTACTATACCCATGTTAAAACCAACCATTATTTTTATTGTCATTACATCGTTGATTTCGTATTTTCAATCCTTTGTACAGATTTTTGTAATGACAGAAGGTGGTCCGGGAACGGCGACATATGTTATATCGTATATGATTTATAATGAAGCTTTTGAAAATTATCGTTTTGGATATGCATCTGCGCTTTCGGTAATACTTTTTATCATTATTTTGATTATTACAGTCATTCAACTAAAAGTACTGTCGAGAGGTGGCGAATCATGA
- a CDS encoding glycosyl hydrolase family 65 protein, with translation MLKRDMFSKEIAAYLSKDEWLVVEGTYDAQKNLAYESIFGLASGYMGNRASHEEADVRRMLPANYVHGVFDKSEAFQRELCNTPDWAKLKMSYQCDPIGIESGKKLEDYIRVLDMKKGFLAKHYITTAYDGRKTKVEIIKFLSRSHNNVGLFRIYLTPLNYQGIFEFENIIDASVTNFMDFPRFRVKHLETLDIIGLEDLGCGVLSQTRDFKLPIATTAAVKVLDMSGQDILKSRKFRKYGELASEFLDVQIKENQTIMIEKYASIRTGRDSYAVLEDATTDLRQIMERGFEKEFMDHQLAYGKLWEQADLIIHGDPKMQHALRFNIFHLMSTPSLSDTRTNIGAKLIHGEEYGGHAFWDTELFILPFFTYVFPDIAKNLVTYRYHLLDKARENAVMNGYQGAKYPWESADTGDEECPAWTVEPDGSCYRCYVADYEHHVTAAVAFGVDRYYRFTKDQAFLEEKGLEIIVETARFWISRLEYNHEKDVYEINKVTGPDEWHEPVDNNAYTNHLAKWNIKKALSYLERYQEYAPKVYDKLLQKIKLSEAEYRQWEAISDKIYLNNTSGLIEQFEGYFDLKHAVIEEYDANNMPLLPTALKGIKRSETCILKQADVVMLMFLLEHDFDQATQKTNYEYYEQRTLHRSSLSPSIHCMMGLRVGHRQHAYEYLERSAYVDLYNNQGNTREGIHAASTGGTWQSVTLGYGGMSVDRDNILTFNPRLPKHWEGIEFSIVWEEVPLSIKITHESVQVTPKAKGKQVQVNINGKMTTVGEV, from the coding sequence ATGTTAAAGCGGGATATGTTTTCAAAGGAAATAGCAGCGTATTTATCTAAAGATGAGTGGCTGGTCGTGGAAGGTACTTACGATGCACAAAAAAATCTGGCATATGAATCGATTTTTGGACTTGCCAGCGGATATATGGGAAACAGGGCAAGTCATGAAGAAGCGGATGTGCGGCGAATGCTTCCGGCCAATTATGTTCATGGCGTATTTGACAAATCTGAAGCTTTTCAGAGGGAATTATGTAATACCCCAGATTGGGCAAAGCTTAAGATGTCCTATCAATGTGATCCTATCGGCATTGAAAGTGGTAAAAAACTAGAAGACTATATTCGTGTTCTAGATATGAAAAAAGGATTCCTAGCAAAACATTATATTACAACGGCATATGATGGACGAAAGACAAAAGTTGAGATAATCAAATTTTTAAGCCGCAGTCATAATAATGTAGGACTTTTTCGTATTTACTTGACACCATTAAATTATCAAGGTATCTTTGAATTTGAAAATATTATTGATGCCAGCGTGACAAATTTTATGGATTTTCCACGGTTTAGAGTCAAACACTTAGAGACGCTAGACATTATAGGGCTTGAAGATTTAGGATGTGGAGTACTGAGCCAAACAAGAGACTTTAAGCTTCCCATAGCAACAACAGCAGCAGTAAAAGTTTTGGATATGTCCGGACAAGATATCCTAAAAAGTCGAAAATTTAGAAAATACGGTGAGTTAGCGTCTGAATTTTTGGATGTACAAATCAAAGAAAATCAAACCATTATGATTGAAAAATATGCCAGCATACGTACCGGGCGAGATAGCTATGCGGTTTTAGAAGATGCAACAACAGATTTGCGTCAAATCATGGAACGCGGATTTGAAAAAGAATTTATGGACCACCAGCTAGCTTATGGTAAACTTTGGGAACAGGCAGATTTAATTATTCACGGAGACCCCAAAATGCAACATGCGCTCCGGTTTAATATTTTTCATTTGATGAGTACACCAAGTCTAAGCGATACACGGACTAATATTGGAGCCAAGCTGATTCATGGAGAAGAATATGGTGGGCACGCGTTTTGGGATACTGAACTTTTTATACTTCCCTTTTTCACCTATGTTTTTCCGGATATTGCGAAAAACCTAGTGACATACCGATACCATTTGTTGGATAAAGCCAGAGAAAATGCTGTAATGAATGGATATCAAGGGGCAAAATACCCTTGGGAATCTGCAGATACAGGCGATGAAGAATGTCCGGCTTGGACAGTCGAACCCGATGGAAGTTGTTATCGGTGCTATGTTGCTGATTATGAGCATCATGTAACAGCGGCAGTCGCTTTTGGCGTTGACCGATACTATCGTTTTACAAAAGATCAAGCCTTTCTAGAAGAAAAAGGGTTGGAAATTATTGTTGAAACGGCGAGGTTTTGGATATCAAGACTTGAATATAATCATGAAAAAGATGTGTATGAAATCAATAAAGTAACAGGACCCGATGAGTGGCATGAACCAGTGGACAATAACGCATACACGAATCATTTGGCAAAATGGAACATAAAAAAAGCATTGAGCTATTTAGAGCGGTATCAAGAATATGCGCCGAAAGTTTATGATAAATTACTTCAAAAAATCAAACTATCAGAAGCAGAATATAGACAATGGGAAGCTATAAGCGACAAGATATACTTAAACAATACCAGTGGTTTGATCGAACAATTTGAAGGATACTTTGACCTAAAGCATGCTGTCATTGAAGAGTATGATGCCAACAATATGCCCCTTTTACCAACGGCATTAAAAGGAATCAAACGTAGTGAGACGTGTATCTTAAAGCAGGCAGATGTTGTGATGCTTATGTTTTTACTGGAACATGATTTTGATCAGGCAACACAAAAAACCAATTATGAATATTATGAACAACGAACACTGCACCGTTCATCTTTAAGTCCAAGCATACATTGTATGATGGGATTACGTGTAGGGCACAGACAACATGCATATGAATACCTGGAAAGGTCCGCATATGTGGATTTATACAACAATCAAGGCAATACCCGTGAAGGTATCCATGCGGCATCAACAGGCGGAACATGGCAATCGGTGACCCTTGGATATGGAGGTATGTCTGTTGACCGTGACAACATCCTTACATTTAACCCACGGCTTCCAAAACACTGGGAAGGCATTGAATTTTCCATAGTATGGGAGGAGGTGCCGCTGAGCATTAAGATAACACATGAATCTGTTCAAGTGACGCCTAAGGCCAAGGGCAAACAGGTGCAAGTCAACATCAATGGAAAAATGACAACAGTCGGAGAGGTTTAG
- a CDS encoding glycoside hydrolase family 2 TIM barrel-domain containing protein, with translation MQGINILNINDFDWNNYNVLAKNRKASRTHFYSYDSEESALTYDKNQSKHIMMLNGTWDFKWFESPLLVDMERLADIKDYTTIEVPKNWQFEGHGKFVYTDMWYDFPVDVPYVPVNNNETGVYHKTFNLEQEVASIAIRFEGVESAFHLYVNGKCIGYSQGSRYPSEFDITKAVHKGNNHIHVVVYQYCDGSYLEAQDMWWLGGIIRDVYLIKRQKLSIENLVLDPDFESQEQVGYLNTDIRLSGEGQVDLKVYDGKKLLTHQEAISLNGQIVLEGVMPWTAETPKLYTLIFTLKDAQGKVMEVVPQRIGFRHIEIDQGVLKINGKRVLLKGINRHEYSAKTGRAITYEETKRELQLIKHNHMNAIRTSHYPNNPFFYDLCNALGIYVIDEADLESHGLEVVATDTLMCDDKTYEALYVDRIERIVERDRNHACVVMWSLGNESAYGVNFNAMYQWCKQHEPSRPIHYESDAHNASVDVSSTMYSSVGKLYEIDTQEIQMPHILCEFGHAMGNGPGSLKEYVELIEQSKRIQGMFIWEFKDQGVYSIDALGKERFLFGGEFGEDFHNGNFCMDGMIMANNQATPSLGEYAKLIENIHIQQWDIGEGKLRVKNRFDFMDTSMVDVTYTLRYNQQVITSVTQPMPVIKPHQISHMQIPTKVLNIDAMQWCYLEVKFEFREPIDGWEETYVLGYDVKLLHEPVQEPINISAQLRVNESGKDITIYGENFELSISKRDGYIYDYHVQGLKFFDQGPSVNFFRAYTDNDVKNEENWQAMHLHAMTMNVYNMQYSVLEHEVIVHVQGRVGARGLNWGCDTKLTYHISQDGYIQLQWSGGFSGKAPKHLPKIGLQMQVPKRYEQVTYNGYGPQECYCDSKANAYEGIHSMHYSKMSFPYMVPQENGNRTGVRWASLANAQGGIQLGSHQMDFSVRDVLDQELYQTMHQVDLKHAPNLIVNCDLINSGLGSQSCGPDRMQQYKALTHDFEFELYIKPFVNNASDTVDEITRANKLLAYKIVK, from the coding sequence ATGCAAGGAATAAATATATTGAATATCAATGATTTTGATTGGAATAATTATAATGTTTTAGCGAAAAATCGCAAAGCAAGTCGGACCCATTTTTATTCATATGACAGTGAAGAAAGTGCGCTAACCTATGATAAAAATCAGTCCAAGCATATCATGATGCTAAATGGAACATGGGACTTTAAGTGGTTTGAATCTCCGCTACTGGTTGATATGGAGCGCCTAGCAGATATTAAGGACTATACAACCATTGAAGTACCCAAAAACTGGCAGTTTGAAGGGCATGGAAAGTTTGTATATACGGATATGTGGTATGATTTTCCTGTTGATGTTCCTTATGTTCCAGTCAATAATAATGAGACAGGTGTTTACCATAAGACATTTAATTTAGAGCAAGAAGTGGCTTCAATTGCTATTCGATTCGAAGGCGTTGAAAGCGCTTTTCATTTATATGTCAACGGTAAATGTATCGGATATTCTCAGGGAAGTCGCTATCCCAGTGAATTTGACATCACAAAAGCTGTGCACAAAGGCAATAACCACATACATGTTGTTGTATATCAATATTGTGATGGTTCATATTTAGAGGCTCAAGATATGTGGTGGCTTGGAGGAATTATTCGAGATGTGTATTTGATTAAGCGGCAAAAGCTTTCTATAGAAAACCTTGTGTTGGATCCGGATTTTGAGAGTCAAGAACAGGTAGGATACTTAAATACGGACATCCGATTAAGTGGAGAAGGACAAGTTGATCTTAAAGTATATGATGGAAAGAAGCTACTGACTCATCAGGAAGCTATCTCTTTAAATGGACAGATTGTTCTTGAAGGGGTTATGCCTTGGACCGCGGAAACACCAAAGCTATATACATTGATTTTTACGTTGAAAGATGCCCAAGGAAAAGTGATGGAAGTCGTTCCTCAACGTATTGGCTTTCGACATATCGAAATTGATCAAGGTGTGTTAAAAATCAATGGAAAAAGAGTGTTGCTCAAAGGAATTAATCGCCATGAATATTCAGCAAAGACGGGAAGAGCTATAACGTATGAAGAGACAAAAAGAGAGCTTCAACTCATTAAACACAATCATATGAATGCAATACGAACGTCACACTATCCCAACAATCCTTTTTTCTACGATTTATGTAATGCACTGGGGATTTATGTTATTGATGAAGCAGACCTTGAGAGTCATGGTCTTGAAGTTGTGGCGACAGATACACTTATGTGTGATGACAAAACCTATGAGGCACTTTATGTTGACCGTATTGAACGAATAGTCGAACGTGACCGAAACCATGCATGTGTTGTTATGTGGTCACTGGGCAATGAATCTGCATACGGTGTGAATTTTAATGCGATGTATCAGTGGTGCAAACAACATGAACCGTCTAGACCCATACACTATGAAAGTGATGCGCATAATGCATCAGTGGATGTATCAAGTACTATGTATTCAAGTGTAGGAAAACTTTATGAAATAGATACACAAGAGATTCAAATGCCACATATTTTATGTGAGTTTGGTCATGCTATGGGCAATGGTCCGGGTAGTCTTAAGGAATATGTCGAACTGATTGAACAATCCAAGCGAATACAGGGGATGTTTATTTGGGAATTTAAGGACCAAGGTGTGTACTCAATCGATGCACTTGGAAAAGAAAGATTCTTGTTTGGTGGAGAGTTTGGAGAAGATTTTCATAATGGAAACTTTTGCATGGATGGAATGATAATGGCTAATAACCAAGCGACACCGTCCCTAGGAGAATATGCAAAATTAATTGAAAATATTCATATTCAACAATGGGACATTGGCGAGGGCAAGCTTAGGGTAAAAAACCGATTTGACTTTATGGATACTTCCATGGTGGATGTGACATATACTTTGCGCTATAATCAACAGGTCATCACCTCTGTTACACAGCCGATGCCGGTAATCAAACCTCATCAGATAAGTCATATGCAGATTCCAACGAAAGTGTTAAACATTGATGCCATGCAATGGTGTTATCTTGAGGTAAAATTTGAATTTAGAGAGCCGATAGACGGATGGGAAGAAACCTATGTCCTTGGATATGATGTTAAGTTATTGCATGAACCTGTACAAGAACCAATCAACATCAGTGCGCAGCTTAGGGTCAATGAAAGTGGAAAAGATATTACTATTTACGGAGAAAATTTTGAACTAAGTATCTCAAAACGTGATGGATACATTTATGATTATCATGTGCAAGGGCTCAAGTTCTTTGACCAAGGTCCAAGTGTCAATTTTTTCAGAGCGTATACGGATAATGATGTCAAAAACGAAGAAAATTGGCAGGCAATGCATTTACACGCGATGACGATGAATGTCTATAACATGCAATATAGTGTGCTAGAGCATGAGGTGATTGTTCATGTTCAAGGACGTGTAGGAGCTAGAGGGCTTAACTGGGGGTGTGATACGAAACTTACATACCATATTTCCCAGGATGGATATATCCAGTTGCAATGGAGCGGTGGATTTAGCGGAAAAGCACCCAAACATTTGCCAAAGATTGGTCTGCAAATGCAGGTGCCTAAACGATATGAGCAAGTGACATACAATGGATACGGACCGCAAGAGTGCTATTGCGATAGCAAAGCAAATGCTTATGAAGGCATTCATTCGATGCACTATTCAAAAATGAGTTTTCCCTATATGGTTCCTCAGGAAAATGGGAATCGTACAGGCGTAAGATGGGCGTCCTTGGCAAATGCACAAGGAGGCATCCAGTTGGGAAGTCACCAGATGGATTTTAGCGTGCGTGATGTTTTAGATCAAGAACTGTATCAGACGATGCATCAAGTCGACCTAAAGCATGCCCCAAATCTTATCGTTAATTGTGACTTAATCAACTCCGGCTTGGGAAGTCAAAGCTGTGGACCGGATCGTATGCAACAATATAAGGCCCTTACACATGACTTTGAATTTGAGTTGTATATCAAGCCTTTTGTCAATAATGCATCAGACACTGTCGATGAAATAACACGTGCAAATAAATTATTAGCGTATAAGATTGTTAAATAG
- a CDS encoding DMT family transporter gives MKKMISKADLMLLLVAIIWGSGFIATEYAINANMQPMLIMAFRFPIASIALLIGMRGRIKTIKKKEWIRGGIAGVILFLAFYFQTIGQSMTTVSNSAFITATNVVIVPFIVWGLTRKKPQIKTVILAIVTFLGVAVLTVSPEGKVALNIGDAYVMACAILFALHIAYLGIAVRESKAMTIAFIQITVAGIFSLIGLVFQSPQTFTQVDYATGLPAVIYLGLFSTCLCYFLQTSAQKQTTASKAGIIMSMESLFGTLFSIAFGLELLTGKVVIGGMIILTAVILTEVKLNNNVKQVQEV, from the coding sequence ATGAAAAAAATGATAAGTAAGGCGGACCTAATGTTGCTTCTTGTAGCAATTATCTGGGGAAGCGGATTTATTGCAACAGAATATGCGATTAATGCAAATATGCAACCGATGCTGATTATGGCATTTCGATTTCCTATTGCTAGCATTGCGCTACTTATAGGTATGCGTGGACGGATAAAGACAATCAAAAAAAAAGAGTGGATTCGTGGTGGGATTGCAGGTGTCATCTTGTTTTTGGCCTTTTATTTTCAGACCATCGGTCAAAGCATGACAACAGTATCGAACAGTGCCTTTATTACAGCGACTAATGTGGTCATTGTTCCGTTTATTGTCTGGGGGCTTACAAGGAAAAAACCTCAGATAAAAACGGTAATCTTGGCAATAGTGACGTTCTTAGGTGTGGCAGTTCTTACGGTTTCACCGGAAGGCAAGGTGGCTTTAAACATAGGAGATGCTTATGTTATGGCCTGTGCAATACTCTTTGCTCTTCATATTGCATATTTAGGGATTGCTGTTCGTGAAAGCAAGGCAATGACCATTGCATTTATACAGATTACAGTAGCAGGTATTTTTTCCTTGATTGGATTAGTATTTCAAAGTCCCCAGACATTTACCCAAGTAGATTATGCAACGGGACTGCCAGCTGTCATTTACCTCGGTCTTTTTAGTACTTGCTTATGTTATTTTTTACAGACAAGTGCACAAAAACAGACGACGGCTTCAAAGGCGGGCATCATCATGTCGATGGAAAGCCTTTTTGGTACATTATTCTCTATTGCTTTTGGATTGGAACTATTAACAGGCAAGGTGGTTATCGGTGGGATGATTATCTTAACGGCAGTCATCTTAACAGAAGTTAAACTTAATAATAATGTAAAACAAGTACAAGAGGTGTAA
- a CDS encoding carbohydrate ABC transporter permease — protein MKIDKIGAITLKVCLVIGGLIMFLPFFWLMLSTFKTSREITSVPTTFFPRGWTIENYVDIFKSFNIARYFLNSVFLATVKTAIGIYTSLLCGYVLAKFEFKGKKIIFSMILFTMMVPYLIMVIPLYQMINTVNLIDSYWAIILPTLYSSFGIFMMKQYMTSGIPNELIDAARIDGAREFTIFHKIAVPLSVNMISALSIFLFLWNWEDFLWPYLVLNTKDKMPLAVALNMFSGQNTVNYGGLFAAAAVTILPVLIIYLFFQKRFVEGVSMSGIK, from the coding sequence ATGAAGATAGATAAGATAGGTGCGATTACACTCAAAGTTTGTTTGGTTATCGGTGGTTTGATTATGTTTCTTCCGTTTTTTTGGTTGATGCTCTCAACGTTTAAAACGAGTCGAGAGATTACTTCCGTACCGACTACATTTTTTCCACGAGGATGGACGATTGAAAACTATGTGGATATATTTAAAAGTTTTAACATAGCAAGATACTTTCTCAATTCTGTATTTTTGGCGACAGTGAAAACGGCAATCGGCATTTATACAAGCTTGCTATGTGGATATGTGTTAGCAAAATTTGAATTTAAGGGAAAAAAAATTATTTTTTCCATGATTTTATTTACTATGATGGTTCCATACTTAATTATGGTGATTCCTCTTTATCAAATGATAAATACAGTAAATTTAATTGATTCATATTGGGCAATTATTTTACCAACGCTTTATTCGTCATTTGGAATATTTATGATGAAACAGTATATGACAAGTGGTATTCCTAATGAACTTATTGATGCCGCACGAATAGATGGGGCAAGGGAATTTACTATTTTTCATAAAATCGCTGTTCCATTATCCGTGAATATGATATCAGCATTATCCATCTTTTTGTTTTTATGGAACTGGGAAGATTTCTTGTGGCCATATCTTGTGTTAAATACAAAAGACAAGATGCCCTTAGCTGTAGCCCTAAACATGTTTAGCGGACAAAATACGGTCAATTATGGTGGTTTGTTTGCGGCGGCTGCAGTGACAATATTACCTGTGCTAATCATATACTTGTTTTTCCAAAAACGCTTTGTTGAAGGTGTATCGATGTCAGGAATAAAATAA